GAAACAGAGTATGGGATCCATTCAGTATTGGCACGAATGGCATCTAGACGAATGATTCGCTGCCAGGTGGAAAAATCTTCAGTTGCATGTAGTTTTGATAGCCATTCATTGGTCGAGGGAGAAAATTTCCTTTTCAAAGGCACATCAGAATCATTCTCCTCCTCACCATCCAAAAAGGTGGAACCCTGAATCACTTCAGGGTCTTCAGATGAGTCAGAATCTGATGACTCGCTGTTCAGTGCCGACACATCAGCATTTGTTGTTCTTCTTGAACTATCATCTCCTTCCATTAAAGTATTGGATGGTTCATCTGAGTAGTCAGCATTTGGGTTCCTTTCGTCGCTAGACAGAGATTCTCTGGCACTAACCCCTTCTTCAGAGCTAGATGTGTCTGTCTCCTGATTAAGACTTTCACTGTCTCCATTTTGACAAGTTCCACCAATTTCAGTCAAATTAAAACTCCTGGTGCTGGGTTTTGGGAGTTGGGAGCACTCTCTTCGAAGTTTTTCATATTCCTTCCTGCATTAATAGATTGACAAAAAGTGAAGAAATGAATCAAAGAAGTAAATTCTCAGTAACAATCAACTTTTACAGCTAAAAGGGTTTAGGGGTATATTTTTTTTACCTTTTCTGAGTTCTAACAGCATCTCGCTCTTCTTCAGAACTGTTTAAGTCATAACTGTAGCAGACAAAAAGGAAACAATGTCATCATAAAAGGTAGCTAACATGATTAACTGTCCACATGCCCCAAGACAAGTGTTATCCATGGAAAAGTAGAAACTTTTCATGATGTCTTGGCGTGATAGAGTAAAAGAACAACCATAGAACCAGCAGCAACAACAATAAGATACAATCATAAACACACAGGTTCAGTATACTTACACTCCCAGAAGAAATGGCCAGACCTCAGCCCTAATACCGGGATCAACACCCTGCATCAGTGGTACCCAAGGCTAAGcattaaaattacaagaaaaatgaaTAGGTTAGAGGTCCCCGTAACTCACCCTACTGCGAACTTTTTTCAAGAACTTTATCCCGCCATCCCGGAGTCTACCATCGGGGGTAAACAAACTTCTCCACTGCTGAGGTGAAAGGGCATGTTTCTTTCTCCGGCGAGACCAAGGTGATTTGAGTCTACCGCTGAAAATAAAGGTCAATTTTACAAATGGGAAATGAGAAGCTACTGATAATGTGAAAACAATATGTGACATATCAACATAGAGAGCGAAAAATCAAAATCCCAAGAGCAAATATCTTAGCACTTACCAACAAATAGATTCTCTATTATtccaatttttcaatttaaaaatgttaatttgaTTTTCTCTATTAAGAGAATCTGatttatcataaaataaatattttctcaaaaaaatGTCTCTGTTccatttgattttgagttttcatattcaaaaatatactaCTAGATTGAAGCAAATCTAAAAGTAGAAATAGTCGACGAACAAACTTGGCAAGGAACATTAACACTGATCCATCAAATAAGTAAAGCAAAGTAAATGCTAGTATTTCGAAATAAACAAGCAAAGAATCTAAATGTACACAAAGCAAACAAGTGGAGATCGAGATCTGAAACGAGAATCTAACGAGAGATCAAGCATTTAACGGAAAAAAAGGGACTTACCTATCAGCGGAAGAACAGGCAGCCGGTGAAGAAGAAGTAACAACGAAAAGAACCGAACGCAAATAAGTCCACGACGATGACGAAGACGACGAAGAAGATGACGATGAAGGCGAGTTCGAAGATGAAGACGAAGTCTGACTTCGTCTAAGCGCTTTCATCTATTAcgatttgattttattttttttcctatttAATCAGCTACTCTCACTACGTGTCCTTACTAGGGTTTTCTgagattttattttaaatcttttttAGCATTCAACTATGGATCagtttttcatttccttttttttttttctctcacctGGTACTGGTGTAAAAAACGGTAGCGAAGAAAGCGTTACCGGCAATGGCGGTGACGGAGAAATCAGTTTTAGAAGGAGGTTTCGCCAAATCCGACCAGAATCCGCCGTCTCCACCGCCGCCGAAGTGGTGGATTACGGTCTGACCGTTGTTGTTGCTTGAAGGTACCATGGAAGTTTTAAGGTAAAGGAAAGCCCAAAACAAAGAGAGAAGCTTAAGCTGCCCCCCTTTCCTTTAGTCTCTCCCTCTAGACTCTCTCTGCTCTATCGAAttttgagagagagagagagagggtttTCAAAGTGAAAGACTTGCAGATTGACCTTAAGAAAAGCTCATTATTTCTAATCTCTccattatttctttattttagtgtttttctATTGACATTAATTTCAACAACAAATCAgaacttaaattaaaaatatatgtaaGAAATAACAATCAATTCTCCCTTTGTTACCACATAATCACTTGCATTTTgtgtttttttactttttaaataagtaaattaatcgtTACATATTTATTTGTTTCTACTGATAAAAATTATTTCATGTATTTTATAGCATATCAAGTATAACTGTCTATTTATTCAATCAAACATAAaagttttaataatataaattgataaaattttcaacaaaaataatcaatttttctTTAACGATAAAGATTAAATTGtctatttttagtaaaaatgataaattgcAAACTGACTCATCATAAAAGGTTTTCTTAATACGTTTACACATTTATTACTTACTCTTTTAGTAAAAATAGAGTCAATTTAGTATTACTCAATTGGCACAGTTGCTATTGTAACAATGAATAGGACATGATTTTATCTgcgtttttcttttaatttaaaagaattttaaagATATTTGATTTGTCGTTAGTGCATAAATTTTATACATTAtcaattaataataacatatcacatcttcattgaaaaataaaaataaatgaaaaacttataaataaatattaataattttatttgaatataattaaataataactaATTATAAATAAACACTCAAATCCTAAAGTTTAAGCTTCGCGCCCTAATGTTGAGATCCTAAACCAAATACCTTAATCCctaaattcaagagttattgatatttattctaatagtaataattaattgatgtttaaataacattattaatatttattttaaatattctataatattttaattttatttaatgataatatatcatattattatttaatgtgatGCATGATATTCATATCTCGCAcacaataaatcaaatattattcctaaaaaattataattttaaacaaatattattcctaaaaattataattataaagcttttcaaacacatatataaaacaaaacatttaacaACGTAGTTTAAAAAATCATATTTATTCATAATGATattattaaaattcaaaataaaaataaaatatatgatatttttaatttgtttaaaattaagaaaaaatgtttatatataaaagtagaataaattagtaaaatatgtcgaaaataaaagttaaatggttaaataggttattttttaaatttaaggaAATAAATTGTTTTTTAAGGTCTGTGAAAACACACTTAACCGAATATATTTTTcgataaatacaaaaaaaatatacTTTCATACTACTGTGAATAAAAGCGTGCCCAACTAGActtattttcactaaaaatacttatttaattattattattatttttgatatATTGAGCTAATTTAGCCATAAAAGCAAATTATCAATGCAAGTAATTACATTCACAACCTTCCATACAACAGTCAACAAAAGAGTGCTTTTTACCTAATTGATTTTTTATCCTTTTTATCTGTTCACATTACAAGTATGTATGTGAATAATAAACAAAATTAGGTGTGAAATATTTTTAGTAGAAATGTTTATTAATTACAATCATGAGTCACACGTTTTATATTTGAAACAAATTAAATGTAATGGTTTGGGTATTCTCTGCAAAccaaaacattaaatttaaatattttaaataaaaatgaaaatttggcttatctaaaatataaataattttttaatatttttatctttgGTATGaggaaatttataattttatctcgATCTCCAAATAAATTTCTAACCTTGTTTCTGTTTGGATTCTACTTTATTTATTTGTTGAATGTGAACTTTCAAATAAATTTAGAACATATAATAtgagataataataaaaattaatgataaaaaatagaaataaaaacactaatacattatgaataaagattattaagtcctaattaacataaatattattaattataaattataaaatatgaagcttttttgtaaaaataaatatattaaacacAATTATAAAAAAACATACAAATACATatactttaaataaataaataaaaatactgtCAAGGTGGTTGGAAAAAATTGACAGTGAACTTCTTTTCTAAACATTTGTaataaattcaaatatcaaaGTTATTAATGTTGATAAAATTTTAGccgaataaaattaattttaggcCATGAAATACATAAAAACACTGAAGGAAATTTtgacaaataaatatttaatctGTAACCTAATGTATGTGGCAAATTTGAAAAGCAGGAAATTTTTAAGAGAAAAGACAAAtagttatataatataaatattatacaaATTAATTAAGGATATAATTAAAATGACATAAACATTTATGTGTAaacttttatgaaaaaattaaaattgcacATAAACCTAAATTTAATACGTAATATAATATACAAATTTAATTTTCTACGCATTTACATGcatcaaatttttaaagttttaattattatttaaattgtgtttattttgctgaatataattttgaaaaatggaTTGGTATATTGAAAAATTGACGTTTTACTGTGTTTGAATGATTTTGTATCTttgataaaaattttgaaatcattttataaaaatagtcttatataaaaataaaagtactctataaataaatttatttttcgagAAATGATTTATGTTTttcatgaataaatcaatttacattaaattatttttaaaaataaatattaaaaatatattaaaaaattagtagatattttctGCACAAATTTTAGACAGCCTCCGATGAATGAAGTGTCGGGTTAAGCTTTTGATTTGTTAAAAAAGGAAATTGGCGTAGAATTGAAGTTAGCAGAGGCTTAAGGTAATTATATTCTACACGCTGTTGACAGTAATATCAAAGACACATTGAAGTTCAAACttggaaattaattattattatagaaaatgtttatatataaaaaatactttagtttaaagaaaaataaagtcgTCAAGATTGAGGAAAGTAAAAGTCACCCCTTTTTTTATGGAtatgaaattggtcaaatttctagtCTAAATCAATCTGATTTAGACATTGATCATGATTTTGTCCTAATCGTGGGTGTCAATCCacatgattaaaattttaaaggaaaaaaaggaaaagaaatactTTTGATCCATCAAACAAAGTGGTATTACagcaatttaattgttaaaaaaaaaacaacatttgTCTAAATTTAGTTCATAGGAGGTATATTGTGATTAGAGGTATGTATGGGGTTGGATTTGGATCGGATTCAATTAAAAGTTTAGACTTATTTGTAATGATTAGATTTGGCTCGGCTTAAaaattaagtttaaaattttatctaatttcaacttaaataaaaatattaaaatctaaaCTTAACTCGattttttatattgatttttttaaaatataataaattaaaaatactaaaaatattaaaataaatgtatatcaacaaattaaaaatatatttatattaaataatataagatAGGTGTAACTTAATAAGTAAATACTtctaaatagtaacaaaattaacaacaaAACAAGAGGTATataaatatccaaataataataacaaaatagtaataatataataataaaatagtagcaaaacaatgagcaaacaacaagaaaatagcagtaaaatagtaaaaaacaatttatttttttacttaCAATTTCGGACCAGGTTAGGCTTAGGCCAAAAAAGTAttacttgaggctcaactcattttttaaacgggcctttttTTTTGCCTAAACCTATTTTCAAGTCTATATTTTTACTTAAACCCTCTAACTTTTTGGGCCAGTCTTTGAACTAGATGACCCGACTCATAAACAAGTCTAATTGTGATTTATTCAATTACAATATAAAATTTAGTTGTTTGATTTACTTAAaagaatatattttattaaattgtgtaaataatttaatattatagtattttatattactaataaattatttttaaatagaatatTTGATGGACTATTGACATGTTACATTATCATCATCTATTcatgttaaattaattaaatggtgattttattaataaaagacttaattaatttttaaaaattattaatggtTCAATAGAATAAATTTTTATCTAAAGgcgtaattatatttttattttttactgaagtcattttaaatcattaaataattaaaatataaaaatacaagaTATGAGTGAAAAAACGTGAACCAAATACAGCCGAGATATATATAGAAAAGATTCTGGTCCCAGCCTGCCCATATGCCGTTTGCGTGCTCAACTTTTTTTCAATTTACGTTACACAATAATGGAAGTGGATTTGATTTAAGGGAATAAAGTTTTAAGGATACAAAAGTAGGCTCTCTTCTTCCATCTGGCAGCGACAATTATGGCATGCTGCTTCAATTTCGAAGTTTAAAAaagttagttttttattttaatttgtaattttatagtatttaaagttattcaattaaaaaaatattaagtttTAATTCGAGGCACGAATATTACTAATGCAGGAAGACGTAattttaattatgttaaaatgtattttcttcctatttataaattatataataattatcattttagattataaataaaaatatataataatattttaataatttaatacttacataaaaaatttaaatattttaattattattttataatttttaaaattacataaattacACCGATATCACCTacctattaaataaatttatatattaatcatttaattaaaaaattagagAAGGATGATTGaactattttgaaatttttcattTAGACTGTGTCACAGAGAAAAGCCCAAAAGGCCAAAACCCAAGGCTAAGAAAGAATTCACTACAAACCCTAATCAGGCTGTCAGTATCTTTGTTAGATAGATTCAGATACAGAAGCAGAATCAGAATCAGGGTTTGAAAAAAATGCAGATCTTCGTGAAAACCCTAACAGGGAAGACCATAACCTAGAGGTCGAATCCAGCGATACTATCGACAATGTTAAGGCCAAGATCCAGGACAAGGAAGGTTTATATCTCGCTTTTTTTTTTTCCCGCCCTCCTACATGTTTTAACGTTGATATCGGTATGAGGATTTGATGGCTTAGATTTTTCCGGTGTAAATGTTTTCAGGTATTCCACCGGACCAGCTGAGATTGATCTTCGCTGGAAAGCAGCTCGAAGATGGCCGTACTCTTGCTGACTACAATATTCAGAAAGGTAATCATTGGTGATCTTAGGCCCTGTTTTGTTCTCGAGAAAATTTGCCTTATTTTGAGACGATTCACGATATATATCTAAATTCGAAAGCACATTAATTTACTTTATTCCCAATTGAACTGTGAATTAAAGCCACGAGCATGTTTAAGTAATGTCTTCTTGTTAGAAAAAATGTAAAGTAGCTTCGTTGGAATTTATAACTGTTCAAGTATTGCTTCTTCAATTTCATCGAACAATACTCAGAAAGCCTAGGTGTATATGTTTTTTTCTGTTCGATGTATATTTtagtttgatttgatttgattgttTGTTTGTGTGTAATTTGCAGAATCAACCTTGCATCTGGTTCTGAGACTTCGTGGTGGCATTATCGAGCCTTCTTTGATGGCATTGGCTAGGAAATACAACCAGGATAAGATGATCTGCCGCAAGTATGTCTGTATATTTGCTTGCTTAATAATTTTAGTTTACATGTTCATTTGAAATGAGTTGTTCTTGAAAGCAGTATTAAATGCTTTGTGATCCGTATTTCTTCACTTTTTCTAAAGTACTCTTATTTGACATACGTATATAACGAATATTTTGGCTTAAGTATGGGATATTTGAATATACCTCTGTTAGATGCATGCATCTAGTTAGATTTAGATCCTCCCTTTttcgatatatatatacatagataatatgcatacatatattgctatatacatgtatataataGTCTGATACTTACCCCTTGAGTCCGGTAATATATAGCTGTGTATTTTGTGCCTGCATTGGTTAGACCTAgatc
This is a stretch of genomic DNA from Gossypium arboreum isolate Shixiya-1 chromosome 11, ASM2569848v2, whole genome shotgun sequence. It encodes these proteins:
- the LOC108457282 gene encoding rab GTPase-activating protein 22-like; amino-acid sequence: MKALRRSQTSSSSSNSPSSSSSSSSSSSSWTYLRSVLFVVTSSSPAACSSADSGRLKSPWSRRRKKHALSPQQWRSLFTPDGRLRDGGIKFLKKVRSRGVDPGIRAEVWPFLLGVYDLNSSEEERDAVRTQKRKEYEKLRRECSQLPKPSTRSFNLTEIGGTCQNGDSESLNQETDTSSSEEGVSARESLSSDERNPNADYSDEPSNTLMEGDDSSRRTTNADVSALNSESSDSDSSEDPEVIQGSTFLDGEEENDSDVPLKRKFSPSTNEWLSKLHATEDFSTWQRIIRLDAIRANTEWIPYSVSQAAVSDRRACRLAKAVGLKDYDHLEPYVIFHAARLVTILEAYALYDSEIGYCQGMSDLLSPIISVIPDDYEAFWCFVGFMKKARHNFRLDEVGIRRQLNIVSKIIKCKDSHLYRHLEKLKAEDCFFVYRMVVVLFRRELTFEQTICLWEVMWADQAAIRAGIGKSAWSRIRQRAPPTDDLLLYAIAASVLQKRKLIIENYGSTDDIITECNSMSGQLDVWKLLNDAHDLVVTLHDKIESTF